A segment of the Candidatus Brevundimonas phytovorans genome:
CGTCGCGCATGATGCGCTCGACCGATTCAAAGGCCAGGGCCGTGTTCGGCGTATAGTGCATGGCCAGAACGATGCCGGTGATGATCTGCGTCATCAGGCACAGGGCCAGGATGCCGCCGAAGGTCCACCAGTAGTTCAGGTTACGGGGGGTCGGCAGGTTGGCGTAGTCCATGCCGAAACGGATGATCGGCAGGCGGGTGTCCATCCACCGCTCAATCGCGGTTTTGGGGACGTAGGTGGATTCGTGATCGCTCATGGGTCCTCTGTCCGTCCTCAGCCGATTTTCACGCGGGTGTCGGACACGTAGTCGTAGGTCGGCACCACCAGGTTCTTCGGCGCCGGGCCCTTACGGATACGGCCCGAGGCGTCGTAGTGCGAGCCGTGGCAGGGGCAGAACCAGCCGCCGTAGTCGCCCGAACCAAAGGTCGGAACGCAGCCCAGGTGGGTGCAGGACCCGATGACGACGAGATACTTCTCGTGGCCGGGCTTGGTGCGCTCGGCGTCCGTCTGGGGCTCCTTCAGGTCCGGGGCGTGGTCATCGGCGATGACGCGCTTCAGCTCGGCCGGCGTGCGGTAGCGCACGAAGACGGGCTTGCCCTGCCACTTGATGACGACCTGCTGGCCTTCCTGAACCTTGGTCAGATCGAATTCGATCGACGCCAGGGCCAGGGTGTCGGCGGCGGGGTTCATCTGGTTGATCAGCGGCCAGGCCACCATCACGCCCGCACCGACTGCGGCGGCGCCGGCTGCGATGTGGATGAAATCGCGGCGGGTGGCGTCGCCGCCCCCGTGTTGGCCATCAGGCCCTTCAGCATTCACGACCGATTCGGCCACGCTCTCACCTCTGCACTCCCGATCGCCCGCCCCGAAAGGGGTTGGTCGTCGGCATGGATCGTCCCTGCGGAACGGCAGAAGATGCCTGCGGCCCTTGGATTACAGCCACGATCGCAAGCTGCTGATGCAACTTGCGAAACGGTCGC
Coding sequences within it:
- the petA gene encoding ubiquinol-cytochrome c reductase iron-sulfur subunit, whose amino-acid sequence is MAESVVNAEGPDGQHGGGDATRRDFIHIAAGAAAVGAGVMVAWPLINQMNPAADTLALASIEFDLTKVQEGQQVVIKWQGKPVFVRYRTPAELKRVIADDHAPDLKEPQTDAERTKPGHEKYLVVIGSCTHLGCVPTFGSGDYGGWFCPCHGSHYDASGRIRKGPAPKNLVVPTYDYVSDTRVKIG